The Cylindrospermopsis curvispora GIHE-G1 genome contains a region encoding:
- a CDS encoding class I SAM-dependent methyltransferase, protein MSKNSLSHIFKNSYSADKWQQRIEQVAHRFNQQYQNQPFELPEEIKQMSIYQEWKSGTLSSKIAAPFWEIAQPQKNQHCLDIGCGVSFLIYPWRDWQAYFHGQEISNIARDALNSRGSQLNSKLFKGVELGAAHHLEYDGAQFDLVIATGFSYYFPLEYWQLVLEEVKRVLKPGGNFVFDTINSAQPVAEDWAVLETYLGTEVFLETASDWKKTIKSQGGKIVNEQLGVGEMITLYKVKF, encoded by the coding sequence ATGTCTAAAAATTCACTCTCCCATATTTTTAAAAACAGCTATTCTGCGGACAAATGGCAACAGAGAATAGAACAGGTAGCTCATCGATTCAATCAACAATATCAAAATCAACCTTTTGAACTGCCAGAGGAAATCAAACAAATGTCCATTTATCAAGAATGGAAAAGTGGTACCCTATCATCAAAAATTGCCGCTCCATTTTGGGAAATTGCTCAACCTCAAAAAAATCAACATTGTTTAGATATTGGGTGCGGGGTCAGTTTTTTAATATATCCTTGGCGAGATTGGCAAGCATATTTCCACGGACAGGAAATTAGTAATATAGCCAGAGACGCTCTAAATTCTCGGGGTTCCCAATTAAATTCTAAGCTGTTTAAGGGTGTGGAATTAGGAGCAGCTCATCATTTAGAATATGATGGAGCACAGTTTGATTTAGTGATTGCTACAGGATTTAGTTATTACTTTCCTTTAGAATATTGGCAATTGGTACTAGAGGAGGTAAAACGGGTCTTAAAACCCGGTGGAAATTTTGTCTTTGACACCATTAATTCTGCTCAGCCAGTAGCAGAAGATTGGGCAGTTTTGGAGACCTATTTAGGCACGGAGGTATTTTTAGAAACTGCCAGCGACTGGAAAAAAACTATTAAATCTCAAGGGGGTAAAATAGTGAATGAACAATTAGGTGTAGGGGAAATGATAACCTTATATAAGGTGAAATTTTAA
- a CDS encoding dipeptide ABC transporter ATP-binding protein encodes MTESLLNIQNLCVAYPQDYDQAPIWAVNDVSFSLKPGEKIGLVGESGCGKSTIGRAIMRLLPEHSRVQGQVNFRGSSVLDLTPAQMRQFRGEAVALVFQDPMTRLDPLMTISEHCLETLAAHSPQLTKKQAKERVLATLEKVKIPGSRWSQYPHEFSGGMRQRVAIALALLLNPKLIIADEPTTSLDVTVSAQILQELTRLCAEDNMGLLLISHDLAMVAEYCDRIGVMYQGKIVEMGKTESVFKQPQHEYTQSLLKAALHIQQEPVGMGEEEKKENPILKITELQQYYTIEPNFLERLFQSQQETIKAVDGINLELYPGEILGLVGESGCGKSTLSRTILQLIPPTGGKVEFLGQELTGLSREEIRNFRREIQMIFQDPHACLNPAMTIGESIADPLLIHKIARGKQAEEQVLWMLEKVGLTPWQTYYRRYPADLSGGQQQRVAIARALITHPKLVICDEPVSMLDASVQTQVLDLMLQLKAEFDLTYLFITHDLWLARFLCDRIAVMNSGKIVELGKTKEIFSHPQHPYTQTLLGAAPLLARV; translated from the coding sequence ATGACTGAATCCCTATTGAATATTCAAAATCTTTGTGTAGCTTATCCCCAAGATTATGACCAAGCTCCAATCTGGGCGGTTAATGATGTATCCTTTAGTCTAAAACCAGGAGAAAAGATTGGTTTGGTGGGTGAGTCTGGTTGTGGTAAATCTACTATTGGTCGGGCAATTATGCGATTATTGCCTGAACATAGTCGGGTTCAAGGTCAGGTAAATTTTCGCGGGAGTTCAGTGTTAGATTTAACTCCTGCTCAAATGCGACAGTTTCGAGGTGAAGCGGTGGCTTTGGTGTTTCAAGATCCCATGACCCGATTAGACCCATTAATGACTATTAGTGAACACTGTTTGGAAACCTTAGCTGCACATTCACCACAACTGACGAAAAAACAAGCTAAGGAAAGAGTTTTAGCTACCTTAGAAAAAGTAAAAATTCCTGGAAGTCGTTGGAGTCAGTACCCCCATGAGTTTAGTGGAGGAATGCGTCAAAGAGTGGCTATTGCTTTAGCTTTGTTGCTCAATCCCAAGTTAATTATTGCGGATGAACCAACAACTAGTTTAGATGTAACTGTTTCTGCCCAGATTTTACAAGAACTAACTAGACTGTGTGCAGAAGATAATATGGGCTTGTTGTTGATTTCCCATGATTTAGCAATGGTAGCAGAATATTGCGATCGCATTGGGGTGATGTACCAAGGTAAAATAGTGGAAATGGGTAAAACAGAGAGTGTATTTAAACAACCACAGCATGAATACACCCAGTCTTTATTAAAAGCAGCTCTACACATTCAGCAAGAACCGGTAGGTATGGGAGAAGAAGAGAAAAAAGAAAATCCCATCCTCAAAATAACAGAATTACAACAGTATTATACTATAGAGCCGAATTTTCTAGAGCGATTATTTCAGAGTCAACAGGAAACAATCAAAGCAGTAGATGGCATTAACTTAGAATTATATCCAGGAGAGATATTAGGTCTGGTAGGAGAGTCAGGTTGTGGTAAAAGTACCCTATCCAGAACCATTTTACAATTGATTCCTCCCACGGGGGGAAAAGTGGAATTTTTAGGGCAAGAATTAACGGGATTATCCCGTGAAGAAATTCGTAATTTCCGCAGGGAAATTCAAATGATATTTCAAGATCCCCATGCTTGTTTAAACCCAGCCATGACGATAGGAGAAAGTATAGCAGATCCCCTATTAATTCACAAAATAGCCCGTGGAAAACAGGCGGAAGAACAGGTTTTATGGATGTTAGAAAAAGTGGGGTTAACTCCTTGGCAAACTTATTATCGCCGTTATCCAGCAGATTTATCAGGGGGACAGCAACAACGGGTAGCCATAGCGAGAGCTTTGATTACCCATCCTAAATTAGTAATCTGTGATGAACCTGTGAGTATGTTGGATGCTAGTGTCCAAACCCAGGTTTTGGATTTAATGTTACAATTAAAGGCAGAATTTGATCTAACTTACCTATTTATTACCCATGACTTATGGTTGGCTAGGTTTTTGTGCGATCGCATTGCCGTAATGAATAGTGGTAAAATAGTAGAATTAGGAAAAACGAAGGAAATATTTTCCCATCCCCAGCATCCTTACACCCAAACTCTGCTGGGTGCTGCACCATTATTAGCTAGAGTTTAA
- a CDS encoding MFS transporter codes for MKNGKLNLATKLAYGAGDLGPAVTSNIAIFFLLVFFTNVAGIPPGLAGSILMIGKVWDAINDPIVGVLTDKTQSRHWGRRLPWMFYGAIPFGIFFFLQWIVPQFYLDPSQNTLALFWYYVAIGILSQAFFTIVNLPYTAMTPELTQDYDERTSLNSFRFSFSIGGSILSLIFAQVVFFLVKSPQAQYLVLAALCTVIAVISLYWCIYGTRERILAFEAQRIQIEQPVEISFIDQIRIAFTNKPFLFVIAIYLFSWLGLQITATVIPYFVIYCMKLNNAQVPTVLIAVQGTALLMLFVWSYLSKLYGKKIVYFLGMTLWIVAGAGLFFLKPDQILLMYIMAIMAGFGVSTAYLIPWSMIPDVIDLDELQTGQRREGVFYGFMVLLQKFGLAFGLFLVGNALQLSGFKEVTAGTANLLPSQPDSALFAIRIIIGPVPTFFLIMGLIVNFFYPITREMHSEIMLKLQNKRQNLHGKRPLKNLFP; via the coding sequence ATGAAAAATGGAAAACTAAACCTAGCTACCAAATTAGCCTACGGTGCTGGAGATTTAGGACCTGCAGTAACCTCTAATATAGCCATATTTTTCCTCCTGGTCTTTTTTACTAATGTAGCTGGTATTCCTCCGGGTTTGGCGGGTAGCATTTTAATGATTGGTAAGGTGTGGGACGCAATTAACGATCCCATTGTGGGAGTACTAACAGATAAAACTCAATCCCGTCATTGGGGTCGTCGTTTACCCTGGATGTTTTATGGTGCAATTCCCTTTGGAATTTTCTTCTTTCTCCAATGGATTGTTCCTCAGTTTTATTTAGACCCTAGTCAAAATACCCTAGCTTTATTTTGGTACTATGTAGCCATTGGCATTTTATCTCAGGCTTTTTTTACCATTGTTAATTTGCCCTACACTGCTATGACACCGGAGTTAACCCAGGATTATGATGAAAGAACCAGTTTAAATAGTTTTCGCTTTAGTTTCTCTATTGGTGGTAGTATTTTATCCTTAATTTTTGCCCAAGTGGTCTTTTTTCTGGTGAAAAGTCCCCAAGCACAGTATTTGGTTTTGGCAGCTTTATGCACTGTGATTGCAGTCATATCTTTATATTGGTGTATTTATGGAACAAGGGAGCGAATTTTAGCTTTTGAGGCTCAACGTATTCAGATAGAACAACCAGTGGAAATCTCCTTTATTGACCAAATTAGAATTGCCTTTACTAACAAACCATTTTTATTTGTCATCGCCATTTACCTTTTCTCCTGGTTGGGTTTACAAATCACTGCAACAGTGATTCCCTATTTTGTCATTTACTGTATGAAATTGAATAATGCTCAGGTACCTACGGTTTTAATAGCTGTGCAAGGAACAGCTTTATTAATGTTATTCGTCTGGAGTTATTTAAGTAAACTATATGGCAAAAAAATAGTTTATTTTTTGGGGATGACCCTATGGATTGTTGCTGGTGCTGGATTATTTTTCCTCAAACCCGATCAGATTTTATTAATGTATATTATGGCTATCATGGCAGGTTTTGGAGTTTCCACAGCTTATCTAATTCCCTGGTCTATGATTCCGGATGTTATAGATTTGGATGAACTACAAACCGGACAAAGAAGAGAAGGTGTTTTTTATGGTTTTATGGTTTTACTCCAAAAGTTTGGGTTAGCTTTTGGTTTATTTCTGGTTGGTAATGCTTTACAACTTTCAGGATTTAAAGAGGTTACTGCTGGAACTGCCAACTTATTACCCTCCCAACCTGATTCCGCATTATTTGCCATTAGGATTATTATCGGACCAGTGCCGACATTTTTTTTAATTATGGGTTTAATTGTCAACTTTTTTTACCCTATCACCCGTGAAATGCACTCGGAAATTATGTTGAAGCTGCAGAACAAAAGGCAAAATTTACATGGAAAAAGACCTCTAAAAAATCTTTTTCCATAA
- the chrA gene encoding chromate efflux transporter codes for MYNIPLNRLIELAKLFLKLGVTGFGGPVAHIAMIEDEVVKRRQWLTREHFLDLLGATNLIPGPNSTEMVIHIGYIYAGWLGLIVSGISFILPAVLITGVFAFIYVSYGSVPEFSPLLYGIKPVVLAIILNAVFGLGKKALKNQQLLIIALLVALVNYFGKVNEVIALLLGGILGMIWLNNIAINSNKQTNLLITAVALGTTMPKIALTPTVSIWQLGLFFLKVGSVLFGGGYLLIAFLQGELVDQYHWLTQQQLLDAIAIGQFTPGPILSTATFIGYIISGLPGAIVATVGIFLPSFLLVLLLNPIIPWLRKSPWTRHFLDAVNASAVALMIVTTLQIAVKTLGLERFPLLDLFSVFMFLIAAVLIIRFRINAPWLVLSGGLISIGLGLLGYL; via the coding sequence ATGTACAATATACCATTAAACCGACTGATTGAATTGGCAAAACTCTTTCTTAAACTAGGTGTGACCGGTTTTGGTGGACCAGTTGCCCATATTGCCATGATAGAGGACGAGGTGGTGAAACGTCGTCAGTGGTTAACACGAGAACATTTTTTAGATTTATTGGGTGCAACCAATTTAATTCCCGGACCTAATTCTACTGAAATGGTTATTCATATAGGCTATATTTATGCTGGATGGCTGGGACTAATTGTTTCCGGGATTAGTTTTATTCTACCTGCTGTGTTAATTACAGGTGTTTTTGCTTTTATTTATGTCAGTTATGGTAGTGTACCAGAATTTTCTCCCCTACTCTATGGAATTAAGCCAGTAGTGTTAGCAATTATTCTCAATGCTGTTTTCGGTTTAGGTAAAAAAGCTCTAAAAAATCAACAATTACTGATTATTGCCTTATTAGTTGCCTTGGTAAATTATTTTGGTAAAGTCAATGAAGTCATCGCCTTATTGCTAGGTGGAATTTTAGGAATGATTTGGTTAAATAATATTGCCATCAATAGCAATAAGCAGACAAACCTATTAATTACCGCCGTTGCTTTAGGCACAACTATGCCAAAAATTGCCCTAACTCCTACCGTTTCGATATGGCAATTGGGATTATTCTTTTTGAAAGTTGGTAGTGTATTATTTGGTGGTGGTTATTTACTAATTGCATTTTTACAAGGGGAGCTAGTAGACCAATATCATTGGTTAACACAACAACAATTATTAGATGCTATTGCTATTGGTCAATTTACGCCAGGTCCTATACTTTCAACCGCCACATTTATTGGATATATAATTTCTGGATTGCCTGGAGCAATTGTAGCAACAGTAGGAATTTTTCTTCCCTCATTTTTACTTGTACTGCTGTTAAACCCAATTATTCCCTGGTTGCGGAAATCTCCTTGGACAAGGCATTTTTTAGATGCAGTAAACGCCAGCGCAGTAGCCCTCATGATAGTAACAACTTTGCAGATAGCAGTCAAAACCTTGGGTTTAGAAAGATTTCCACTGCTAGATTTGTTTAGTGTATTTATGTTCCTAATTGCCGCTGTTTTGATTATACGTTTTCGGATTAATGCTCCATGGTTAGTATTGAGTGGAGGGTTAATTAGTATAGGTCTTGGACTTCTAGGTTATCTCTAA
- a CDS encoding glycerophosphodiester phosphodiesterase: MTGYKLEMTTPIIIAHRGASGYRPEHTLAAYQLAIDMGADYIEPDLVSSQDGVLIARHENEISMTTDVENHPEFAHLRTTKIIDGEIKTGWFTEDFTLTQLKTLTAKERIGQIRPQNTTYDGLETIPTLEEIIDLAENQTSQKGYQIGIYPETKHPSYFQSIGLPLEPALLESLTKTHLPIFIQSFEVGNLQNLNKNTDFPLVQLINDLGQPNDFRVDGKSCTYQDMIKPGGLKKIAQYAQAIGVNKNLLIPRNSQGKLLSPTSLVKDAHQQNLLIHTWTFRNENCFLPLDYQNHPQGEYELFFNLGVDGVFTDFPDTAVYARGKV; encoded by the coding sequence ATGACAGGTTACAAACTAGAGATGACAACACCAATTATCATTGCCCATCGAGGCGCCAGCGGGTATAGACCAGAACATACATTGGCAGCATATCAATTAGCTATTGATATGGGAGCTGATTATATTGAACCAGATTTAGTCAGTAGTCAGGATGGAGTATTAATTGCTCGTCATGAGAATGAAATATCAATGACTACAGATGTAGAGAATCACCCTGAATTTGCCCATTTGCGAACTACAAAAATCATTGACGGGGAAATAAAAACTGGTTGGTTCACAGAAGACTTCACCCTGACCCAATTAAAGACCTTAACCGCAAAAGAAAGAATTGGGCAAATCCGTCCACAAAACACCACATATGATGGACTAGAGACCATTCCCACCCTGGAAGAAATAATTGATTTAGCTGAAAACCAAACTTCACAGAAGGGATATCAAATTGGCATTTATCCAGAAACTAAACATCCCAGTTATTTTCAATCAATTGGGTTGCCATTGGAACCAGCTTTGTTAGAATCCTTAACCAAAACCCATTTACCCATATTTATCCAATCATTTGAAGTGGGTAATTTACAAAATTTAAACAAGAATACAGATTTTCCTCTGGTACAATTAATTAATGATTTGGGCCAACCAAATGATTTTCGTGTGGATGGTAAATCCTGTACCTATCAGGATATGATTAAACCTGGTGGGCTAAAAAAAATAGCTCAATATGCACAAGCCATAGGGGTGAATAAAAATTTACTAATACCTAGAAATAGTCAAGGTAAATTACTGTCACCTACATCTTTAGTTAAGGATGCTCATCAACAGAACTTGTTGATTCATACCTGGACTTTTCGTAATGAGAATTGCTTCCTCCCACTAGATTATCAAAATCACCCCCAGGGAGAATATGAATTGTTTTTTAATTTGGGCGTAGACGGGGTGTTTACTGATTTTCCAGACACTGCTGTTTATGCGCGGGGAAAGGTATAA
- a CDS encoding AMP-binding protein, producing MFSTIPTNILKQRFVANKLITAPARFIPFDARDINKSITSRFEQQVNKYPDAIAIKTTYETLTYHEFNQRANQVANAILCQRGEKLEVIALLLEKGVDFITSIFGALKTGKIIVPLDSTFPVDRLAYIMEDAQAVVLITNNQNLPLARKLASRDCQIFNIDEISNHVSTENPHINILPENPAYIIYTSGSTGRPKGVVQSHINSLHYCMTDTNTLLVSPEDRVIFLYSCSTLGGLLCIFYTLLNGASLYSYDVKKEGLNNLVHCLVREKITIYHSFTTLFRHFVDTLTDDVQFPEIRLVKLGGEATLIRDVENYRKYFANECILYGSLGASEAGTFRNFLIDKGTKIRGSNVPIGYAVDGMEVVLLDDAGVEVEIGNVGEIAIKSKYLTLGYWQNPELTKSAFTSHFQDGDTKIYRTGDLGRMEADGCLIYMGRKDFQVKIRGFRIEVTEIEMALFQSGNLKEVVVIAREDISEEKQLVAYVVPKHQPAPTTQELRHYLQGKLPEYMIPSAFVFLDALPLTPNGKTDRRALPAPELIKPEITANFEEPIDDIEYQLIQIWEQFLGIKPIRRQDNFFELGGNSLLAVRIFAAMEQKFRQELPLAFLFPVGTVAAIAQIIRENQNLVNTVRPNFQHSSLVAIQPLGSQPPLFLIHSLGGELLCYRHLAIRLGTEQPVYGLQCQGLDGEKPPLLRVEDMATHYLREIRTIQPQGPYFIGGYSFGGVVAYEMARQLEEQGEKVSFLAMLDTCRPGYAQRLSFLQRIPLHLRNIIKGRSRYFATKVLGWSKHAQHYLKYYLQVAFEFNSKHNRKYITIMDANTQALREYKFPTYSGKATLLRTEDEHRGNHVGTKYDHQFGWGDIVTGELDVYHVPGSHLSLLDEPCVGVVAKKLQECLETVRKS from the coding sequence ATGTTTTCTACAATTCCCACCAATATTTTAAAGCAAAGATTTGTGGCTAATAAGTTGATTACTGCACCAGCGAGATTTATTCCCTTTGATGCTAGGGACATTAATAAATCTATAACTTCTAGGTTTGAACAGCAAGTTAATAAATATCCTGATGCCATAGCCATTAAAACAACTTATGAAACTCTTACATATCATGAGTTCAACCAACGAGCCAATCAAGTAGCAAATGCTATTCTCTGCCAAAGAGGAGAGAAATTAGAAGTAATAGCTTTGTTGCTTGAAAAAGGTGTGGATTTTATTACTAGTATTTTTGGTGCTTTAAAAACAGGCAAGATTATTGTACCTCTAGATTCTACATTTCCGGTTGATAGACTTGCTTATATTATGGAAGATGCTCAAGCTGTTGTGCTTATTACGAATAATCAGAATTTACCTTTAGCTCGTAAATTAGCAAGTCGTGATTGCCAGATATTCAATATTGATGAAATTAGCAACCATGTTTCTACAGAAAATCCCCACATTAATATATTACCCGAAAATCCAGCTTATATCATTTATACGAGTGGATCAACTGGTAGACCCAAAGGAGTAGTTCAGAGTCATATCAATTCTTTACACTACTGTATGACTGATACAAATACCCTACTCGTTAGTCCGGAAGATAGAGTAATTTTTCTCTATTCATGCAGTACATTAGGTGGGTTATTATGTATTTTCTATACTTTGCTAAATGGCGCGTCTCTCTATTCCTATGATGTGAAAAAAGAGGGACTAAACAATTTAGTTCATTGTCTGGTTAGGGAAAAAATTACTATTTATCATTCATTTACAACTCTGTTTCGTCATTTTGTTGATACCTTGACAGATGATGTTCAATTTCCTGAAATTCGTTTAGTTAAATTAGGTGGAGAAGCCACCTTAATCAGAGATGTAGAAAATTACAGAAAGTATTTTGCTAATGAATGCATTCTCTATGGGAGTTTAGGCGCTAGTGAAGCAGGAACTTTTAGGAATTTTCTGATTGATAAAGGTACAAAAATTCGGGGGAGTAATGTTCCCATCGGTTACGCGGTTGACGGAATGGAAGTTGTTCTCTTGGACGATGCAGGTGTGGAAGTTGAAATCGGCAATGTTGGGGAAATTGCTATTAAAAGTAAATATTTGACTTTGGGTTATTGGCAAAACCCAGAATTAACAAAATCCGCATTTACTTCCCATTTTCAGGATGGAGATACAAAAATTTACCGCACTGGTGATTTGGGACGTATGGAAGCTGATGGTTGTTTAATTTATATGGGGAGAAAGGACTTTCAGGTTAAAATTAGAGGTTTCAGAATAGAAGTGACAGAAATTGAGATGGCACTTTTTCAAAGTGGCAATCTTAAGGAAGTTGTAGTAATAGCTCGTGAAGATATTTCTGAAGAAAAACAGTTAGTAGCCTATGTTGTGCCTAAACACCAACCTGCACCAACTACTCAAGAATTGAGACATTATTTACAGGGTAAATTACCAGAGTACATGATACCTAGTGCTTTTGTATTTCTGGATGCTTTACCATTAACACCCAATGGTAAGACGGATAGACGAGCTTTACCTGCACCTGAATTAATAAAACCAGAAATAACCGCTAACTTTGAAGAACCTATTGATGATATAGAATATCAACTCATACAAATATGGGAACAATTTTTAGGCATTAAACCTATTCGTAGGCAAGATAACTTTTTTGAATTGGGTGGAAATTCTTTGTTAGCAGTGCGAATATTTGCAGCTATGGAGCAGAAATTTAGACAGGAATTACCTTTGGCATTTTTGTTTCCCGTTGGCACAGTAGCTGCGATCGCCCAGATTATTCGTGAAAATCAGAATTTAGTAAATACTGTGAGACCAAATTTTCAGCATTCATCGTTGGTAGCGATTCAACCTCTGGGTTCTCAACCACCTTTGTTTTTAATTCATTCTCTCGGTGGAGAATTACTATGTTATCGTCATTTAGCCATACGTTTGGGGACTGAACAACCTGTTTATGGACTTCAATGTCAAGGACTAGATGGGGAAAAACCTCCTTTACTACGAGTGGAAGATATGGCTACACATTATCTTCGAGAAATAAGGACTATTCAACCACAAGGACCTTATTTTATTGGGGGATATTCTTTTGGTGGAGTTGTTGCTTATGAAATGGCAAGACAACTGGAAGAACAAGGGGAAAAAGTAAGTTTTTTAGCCATGTTAGATACCTGTCGTCCAGGGTATGCCCAACGGTTATCATTCCTACAAAGAATTCCCTTGCATTTAAGAAATATTATTAAGGGTAGATCTAGATATTTTGCGACCAAAGTTTTAGGTTGGAGCAAACACGCTCAACATTATCTCAAATATTATCTCCAGGTAGCTTTTGAATTCAATTCAAAACATAACCGTAAATATATAACAATTATGGATGCTAATACCCAAGCTCTGCGGGAATATAAATTTCCCACTTATTCAGGTAAAGCAACTTTGCTCAGAACTGAGGATGAACATCGGGGTAATCATGTGGGTACGAAATACGATCATCAATTTGGTTGGGGTGATATAGTTACAGGAGAGTTGGATGTTTATCACGTTCCCGGTTCTCATCTTTCCCTCCTAGATGAACCTTGTGTTGGGGTGGTGGCAAAAAAATTGCAGGAATGTTTGGAAACGGTACGGAAAAGTTGA
- the ligA gene encoding NAD-dependent DNA ligase LigA — MSLIIQVNAQSQRVEELRKLLQQASYAYYVLDSPIMEDTIYDRLYRELQELEKKYPNLVTSDSPTQRVGERPATHFSSVRHNIPLYSLENAFNVEELQSWNQRWIRHLPTPHSLTEVEYVAELKIDGAALALTYQNGVLVRGATRGDGITGEDITPNVRTIRSIPLRLNFEGIEPIEKVEVRGEVFLPLEVFRQINQKRQKAGEQLFANPRNAVAGTLRQLDPRVVAQRQLDFFAYTLHIPGLDDRSIANTQWESLELLQKLGFRVDINHKLCSSVDEVAQYYQYWNTERLNSPYMTDGVVVKLNAFKLQEQLGFTQKFPRWAIALKYAAEEAPTRVENIMVNVGRTGALTPLAEMRPVQLAGTTVSRATLHNSDRLQELDIRIGDTVIVRKAGEIIPEVVRVIKELRPDDTEPFIMPTNCPVCGQPVVRELGEVVTRCVNASCPAILKGEIEHWVSRDALDIKGIGEKLVHQLVDKGLVHSVADLYDLTEEQLCGLERMGKRSAEKLVQVIRESKNQPWSRVLYGLGIRHVGSVNAQLLSEKFTTVDKLASAKQSDIEGVYGIGVEIAQSVYQWFHISANQNLIIRLETIGIQLATGKSVHTRTEPNSQIAGKTFVITGTLPTLKRDEAKAMIQKAGGKVTDTVSKKTDFIVVGADAGSKLEKAQSLGIKQLDEANLLEMLMIQKTVKS; from the coding sequence ATGAGTCTTATTATCCAAGTTAATGCTCAATCACAGCGTGTAGAAGAATTAAGGAAACTCTTACAGCAGGCTAGTTATGCTTACTATGTTCTTGATTCACCAATTATGGAGGATACAATTTATGACAGATTATATCGGGAATTACAAGAATTAGAAAAAAAATATCCCAATCTGGTTACCAGTGACAGTCCTACCCAACGGGTAGGGGAGCGACCTGCTACCCATTTTAGCTCAGTGCGACACAACATCCCTCTATATAGTCTGGAAAATGCTTTTAATGTTGAGGAGTTACAAAGTTGGAATCAGCGATGGATTAGACATTTACCTACTCCACATTCCTTGACGGAGGTGGAGTACGTAGCTGAACTGAAAATTGATGGTGCTGCTTTGGCTTTAACTTATCAAAATGGGGTTTTGGTCAGAGGTGCAACCAGGGGTGATGGAATCACAGGTGAGGACATTACCCCCAATGTGAGAACTATTCGCTCCATACCCCTACGGTTAAACTTTGAGGGAATTGAACCGATTGAAAAGGTGGAAGTGCGAGGAGAAGTGTTTTTACCCTTGGAAGTATTTAGACAGATTAATCAAAAAAGGCAAAAAGCTGGTGAACAGTTATTTGCTAATCCCCGTAATGCTGTAGCTGGTACACTTCGACAGTTGGATCCCCGTGTGGTGGCCCAGCGTCAACTGGATTTCTTTGCTTATACCCTACATATTCCCGGACTAGATGATAGGAGCATTGCTAATACTCAATGGGAATCTCTGGAATTATTACAAAAACTCGGATTTCGCGTTGATATCAATCATAAACTCTGTTCTTCCGTTGATGAAGTGGCTCAATATTATCAGTATTGGAATACGGAAAGACTTAATTCCCCTTACATGACCGATGGAGTGGTGGTAAAATTAAATGCCTTTAAATTGCAAGAGCAATTGGGGTTTACACAGAAATTCCCCCGCTGGGCGATCGCTCTGAAATATGCAGCGGAGGAAGCACCTACTCGTGTAGAAAATATTATGGTTAATGTGGGAAGAACAGGAGCATTAACCCCCTTAGCTGAAATGCGCCCCGTACAGTTAGCGGGAACTACAGTATCTAGAGCTACGCTACATAATAGCGATCGCCTACAGGAGTTAGATATTCGAATTGGGGACACGGTGATAGTGCGCAAAGCTGGAGAAATCATCCCGGAGGTGGTGAGGGTAATTAAGGAACTGCGTCCTGATGACACTGAACCATTTATTATGCCCACCAATTGTCCGGTATGTGGTCAACCGGTAGTGCGAGAATTAGGGGAAGTGGTCACAAGATGCGTAAATGCTTCCTGTCCAGCAATTCTCAAGGGAGAAATCGAACATTGGGTTAGTCGAGATGCTTTAGATATTAAGGGAATAGGTGAAAAACTAGTACATCAATTGGTGGATAAAGGTCTAGTGCATTCCGTAGCTGATCTATATGATCTAACAGAAGAGCAATTATGTGGATTAGAAAGAATGGGCAAAAGATCTGCAGAAAAACTGGTCCAAGTAATTAGGGAATCAAAAAATCAACCTTGGTCTAGGGTATTATATGGTTTGGGTATTCGTCACGTAGGTAGCGTCAATGCTCAACTACTGTCCGAAAAATTTACCACAGTAGATAAATTGGCCAGTGCAAAACAATCAGATATTGAGGGTGTATATGGCATTGGTGTAGAAATTGCCCAATCCGTGTACCAATGGTTTCACATCAGTGCCAATCAAAATCTGATTATCCGTCTGGAAACTATAGGTATACAACTGGCCACTGGGAAGTCTGTTCACACTAGGACTGAACCTAATTCTCAAATTGCTGGTAAAACCTTTGTTATTACAGGTACCTTACCTACATTAAAAAGAGATGAAGCAAAAGCTATGATTCAAAAAGCTGGTGGTAAGGTCACAGACACAGTGAGCAAGAAAACTGACTTTATTGTTGTTGGCGCAGATGCAGGATCCAAATTAGAAAAAGCTCAATCTCTGGGAATTAAACAACTAGATGAAGCTAACCTATTAGAAATGCTAATGATCCAGAAAACTGTTAAATCATGA